In one window of Methanosarcina vacuolata Z-761 DNA:
- a CDS encoding transposase, translated as MIKLIDKGYKYLLLQLSDFLGIAKTIVVSLKSIEGRKKYENLFGKKVKDKKETIKVYVLHTNQSLLIDFISHLFKKPTSSAIFHDYIHSKNSNFKIIFQDTNKKNKKNVKSNRCCITLVLQTLLSDFFEDTLDVLKRKINIPYKVKPLIVKGKDYMETVLPLDQILAFQHIKTFKGYLGNLFALNPSLDSYFNDLQVSMGYMPQLEELAFNNIFKLEVSRCKLGYSNLESFIRDYNQNQAIGQELKIRSKEKITLSSYRRNLKMIYPYLDKYAGLLIQECRNLNLIGDKIWIWDRRFFECNCSGLKNKETGLLSDPDAGHYVKKTGKYSVLSGTGYTDTCIVDSWWGLPIYWDAVNASKNDNTIFQDTINQCMESTTVKPFFVIADAGPDSHPSNETVVEKGVIPIIAARKNSAGNILKTEKGTHFRAKYIPRIYHKLLGKLYNIRTTVERKNSNDVVGYNRSKTPTRGKVWAKTYVSISNIAALLTALTAFKVGRHELIRAPGAFRRLNI; from the coding sequence ATGATAAAACTTATTGATAAGGGATATAAATATTTATTGCTACAACTGAGTGATTTTTTAGGGATTGCAAAAACAATAGTTGTAAGTCTGAAGAGCATTGAAGGTAGAAAAAAATATGAAAATCTATTTGGAAAAAAAGTAAAAGACAAAAAGGAAACTATAAAAGTTTATGTTCTTCACACCAACCAATCACTACTTATAGATTTTATAAGTCATCTTTTTAAAAAACCAACATCTTCAGCCATCTTCCACGATTATATTCATTCCAAAAATTCTAATTTTAAAATAATATTTCAGGACACTAATAAAAAGAACAAGAAAAACGTAAAAAGCAATAGATGTTGCATAACTTTAGTACTTCAAACATTACTTTCCGACTTTTTTGAAGACACATTAGATGTCCTTAAAAGGAAAATTAATATCCCTTACAAGGTTAAACCTTTGATTGTTAAGGGTAAGGACTACATGGAAACTGTTCTCCCCTTGGATCAAATACTTGCTTTTCAACATATTAAAACATTTAAGGGATATTTAGGTAATCTTTTTGCACTAAATCCTTCACTTGACTCTTATTTCAATGACCTCCAAGTTTCAATGGGATATATGCCTCAACTTGAAGAATTGGCTTTTAATAACATTTTCAAGTTAGAAGTATCAAGATGCAAACTTGGGTACTCCAACCTTGAATCATTTATTAGAGATTACAACCAGAATCAAGCTATAGGACAGGAATTAAAAATCAGAAGCAAGGAAAAGATTACTCTTTCATCTTATCGACGAAATCTAAAAATGATTTATCCTTATCTGGACAAATATGCAGGACTACTAATACAAGAATGTAGAAACCTTAACCTTATTGGTGATAAAATCTGGATTTGGGATCGAAGATTTTTTGAGTGTAATTGTAGTGGTTTGAAAAATAAAGAAACTGGACTGCTTTCAGACCCAGATGCTGGACATTATGTCAAGAAAACAGGCAAATATAGTGTATTATCAGGAACAGGATACACTGATACATGTATTGTTGATAGCTGGTGGGGTTTACCCATTTATTGGGATGCAGTAAATGCTAGCAAAAATGACAACACTATATTTCAGGATACAATAAACCAGTGTATGGAATCAACAACAGTAAAACCATTTTTTGTGATAGCAGACGCAGGACCTGATAGTCATCCTTCTAACGAAACCGTAGTTGAAAAAGGGGTTATTCCAATCATAGCAGCAAGAAAAAATAGTGCTGGAAATATCTTAAAAACGGAAAAGGGAACTCACTTTAGAGCTAAATACATACCAAGAATTTACCATAAATTGCTTGGAAAATTGTACAATATTAGAACAACTGTTGAAAGAAAAAATTCAAACGATGTTGTTGGATACAATAGATCAAAAACGCCTACAAGAGGAAAAGTATGGGCCAAAACTTATGTGTCAATAAGCAATATTGCTGCATTACTTACGGCACTTACGGCTTTTAAAGTTGGAAGACATGAACTGATAAGAGCACCAGGAGCTTTTAGAAGGTTGAATATCTAA